The Megalops cyprinoides isolate fMegCyp1 chromosome 19, fMegCyp1.pri, whole genome shotgun sequence genome has a window encoding:
- the LOC118794064 gene encoding lipid droplet assembly factor 1-like translates to MQCSNVVTLPRALLQFRSSLHAMMDHMHRDPKMAELMNTSLGRYLNSHPFFALALLVFGAMATVPIGLFLGFAMITFIGATIGFVLLEVFLLSLGGATLLCVLCGLAVLAIAVSSILSAVYITTSNILNFYYSQRLLEKRDPVKSKGLQKQ, encoded by the exons ATGCAGTGCAGCAATGTAGTCACGCTGCCAAGAGCACTGTTGCAGTTTCGGAGTAGCCTGCACGCCATGATGGACCACATGCACAGGGACCCTAAA ATGGCTGAGTTGATGAATACCTCCCTGGGGAGGTATCTCAATAGCCACCCCTTCTTTGCCCTGGCATTGCTGGTTTTCGGTGCCATGGCGACAGTACCCATTGGGCTTTTTCTGGGCTTCGCCATGATTACGTTCATAGGCGCCACCATTGGCTTCGTACTCTTGGAGG TCTTCCTGCTGTCTCTTGGAGGTGCCACCCTGCTGTGTGTCCTCTGTGGCCTGGCTGTCCTGGCCATCGCAGTCTCCTCCATCCTCAGCGCTGTCTACATCACCACCTCCAACATACTCAACTTCTACTACAGCCAACG ACTGTTGGAGAAGAGGGACCCAGTGAAAAGCAAAGGGTTACAGAAGCAGTAA